The following are encoded together in the Candidatus Margulisiibacteriota bacterium genome:
- the hisS gene encoding histidine--tRNA ligase yields MKYQSLRGMRDILPGETPLWQKIESAVHEIFRRFGYSEIRTPLLEKTELFSRSIGGSTDIVSKEMYTFTDKGDRSVTLRPEETAPVVRAAIENNLISADKLTKLYYIGPMFRYERPQAGRLRQFHQAGVEAIGSTSPLLDAEVILLGIRFFEGLGIKGLEVDMNSVGCPKCRPGYIKKLKSFLKEQFDALCRDCRTRYETNPLRVLDCKNEECSTVLSKAPALSASLCENCAGSLESARGLLSDMGIKTSLNNRLVRGLDYYTGTTFEIVSRQLGSQSALCGGGRYDGLIEELGGPKLPAVGFAIGIERLIMLLKEQKIADKGTGSKFVYLAALGPGSQKEAFLIMNRLRSGGIRADMDHTGKSLKSCLKTASQLQADYTVIIGDEELSRKAAIIKDMKTGEQKEAAFERIIEEIK; encoded by the coding sequence GTGAAATACCAAAGCCTGCGCGGGATGAGAGACATCCTTCCCGGCGAGACCCCTCTTTGGCAGAAGATAGAATCCGCCGTCCATGAAATTTTCCGGAGATTCGGCTACAGCGAAATAAGGACGCCTCTGCTTGAAAAGACCGAACTGTTCTCAAGGAGCATAGGCGGCTCGACCGACATAGTTTCGAAAGAAATGTACACTTTTACCGACAAAGGGGATCGGTCTGTAACGCTGAGGCCTGAAGAAACGGCCCCGGTAGTAAGGGCCGCAATTGAAAACAACCTGATCTCTGCCGACAAATTGACCAAACTTTACTACATAGGCCCTATGTTCCGTTATGAAAGACCCCAGGCCGGACGGCTGAGGCAATTCCATCAGGCGGGAGTGGAGGCCATTGGTTCTACTTCTCCCTTACTTGATGCTGAAGTGATTTTGTTGGGAATAAGATTCTTTGAGGGGCTGGGCATCAAGGGGCTGGAAGTTGACATGAACAGCGTGGGCTGCCCAAAGTGCAGGCCCGGCTACATTAAAAAACTCAAATCCTTTCTAAAAGAACAGTTTGATGCCCTGTGCCGGGACTGCAGGACCAGATATGAGACAAATCCGCTGCGCGTGCTTGACTGCAAAAACGAGGAATGCTCAACCGTTCTGTCAAAAGCGCCTGCTCTTAGCGCCTCGCTGTGCGAAAACTGCGCCGGCAGCCTTGAAAGCGCCAGGGGCCTTTTGAGCGACATGGGCATCAAAACTTCGCTCAACAACAGGCTGGTGCGCGGATTGGATTACTACACGGGAACGACCTTTGAGATAGTGTCAAGACAGCTCGGGAGCCAGAGCGCTCTCTGCGGAGGGGGAAGGTATGACGGCCTCATCGAAGAACTCGGCGGGCCAAAACTTCCCGCGGTAGGTTTTGCCATTGGCATAGAGCGCCTTATCATGCTGTTGAAAGAGCAGAAGATCGCGGACAAAGGAACCGGAAGCAAATTCGTTTATCTTGCCGCTTTAGGTCCGGGGTCGCAGAAAGAAGCTTTCCTTATTATGAACAGATTGCGCTCCGGCGGTATCCGCGCGGATATGGACCATACAGGGAAAAGCCTCAAGTCCTGCCTTAAGACCGCATCTCAGCTGCAGGCGGACTATACCGTGATAATAGGGGACGAAGAGTTGTCAAGAAAAGCCGCTATCATTAAAGACATGAAAACCGGGGAGCAAAAAGAGGCCGCTTTTGAAAGGATCATCGAAGAAATAAAATGA
- the trpD gene encoding anthranilate phosphoribosyltransferase encodes MIQDCIKLLADGKDLSRQQSQASMNEIMTGEATPSQIAALITALRIKGETVEEISGFASVMRSKAEKLDIRSPYYVDTCGTGGDVAGTFNISTVAAFVASGAGVIVAKHGNRSVSSKCGSADLLEALGIRIDIGPALVSKCIDEVGMGFIFAQTFHKAMKFAAPTRKEIGIRTVFNILGPVSNPANTKGQLMGVYAPHLTTVMAEVLKDQGCETAMVVCGLDGIDEISVCSPTKVSHLEGGIIKDYEIKPGDLGIKTAQNSSIAGGTSQENARIALDILSGREKGAKRDIVLLNAGAAIAVGRKAKDLLEGLALAKESVDSGKAMDRLQALKKFTNGN; translated from the coding sequence ATGATACAGGATTGCATAAAACTCCTCGCCGACGGTAAAGACCTTTCCAGGCAGCAGTCCCAGGCATCAATGAACGAGATAATGACAGGGGAAGCCACGCCTTCGCAGATAGCCGCGCTTATAACCGCGCTGAGGATAAAGGGGGAAACTGTAGAGGAGATCAGCGGGTTCGCCTCGGTGATGCGCTCAAAAGCCGAAAAGCTTGATATCCGCTCGCCTTATTATGTGGACACCTGCGGCACAGGCGGGGATGTTGCAGGAACTTTTAACATCTCAACAGTGGCGGCCTTTGTCGCTTCGGGGGCCGGCGTAATAGTAGCAAAGCACGGAAACAGGTCTGTTTCTTCCAAATGCGGCAGCGCCGACCTTTTAGAAGCCCTGGGTATCAGGATAGACATAGGCCCCGCTCTGGTTTCAAAGTGCATAGACGAGGTGGGGATGGGTTTTATCTTTGCCCAGACTTTTCACAAGGCAATGAAGTTCGCGGCGCCCACAAGAAAAGAGATAGGTATCAGGACCGTCTTCAACATCCTTGGCCCCGTCAGCAATCCAGCCAACACCAAAGGCCAGTTGATGGGAGTATACGCCCCGCATTTAACCACAGTGATGGCGGAAGTGCTTAAGGACCAGGGCTGCGAAACCGCAATGGTAGTCTGCGGACTTGACGGGATAGACGAAATTTCGGTGTGCTCTCCCACAAAGGTCTCTCACCTTGAAGGCGGAATTATCAAGGATTATGAGATCAAGCCGGGCGATCTGGGCATCAAAACCGCCCAGAACAGCAGCATAGCGGGCGGAACAAGCCAGGAAAATGCTAGAATTGCGCTTGACATACTGTCCGGCAGGGAAAAGGGAGCAAAAAGGGACATAGTCCTTTTGAACGCCGGAGCGGCAATAGCCGTCGGAAGAAAGGCAAAGGACCTTTTGGAAGGCCTGGCCCTGGCAAAAGAGTCTGTCGACTCAGGCAAAGCCATGGACAGGCTGCAGGCCCTTAAAAAATTCACAAATGGCAATTAA
- the purM gene encoding phosphoribosylformylglycinamidine cyclo-ligase, which produces MDYKESGVDIKAGYEVVDRVKKLAASTKIKGVLGGIGHFGAFFEISKNDYKEPVLVSGTDGVGTKLKIAFMADKHDTIGIDAVAMSVNDVVCCGAKPLFFLDYLALNKVVPDAVEQILSGIAEGCRQSDCALIGGETAEMSDLYGKNEYDIAGFCVGIVEKSKIVDGSRVSKGDRLIALPSSGLHSNGFSLARKVVFEMAGYNVESRAEGFEKSIGDELLVPTRIYVKTALEIFKSFDVSAVAHITGGGLPENVGRLLKDGLCARIDASSWPVPRIFNLIEEKGEIKREEMYNVFNMGVGMVFAVRETDEKAVLEKLHSLGEKPFVIGSIEQGEKKVIIK; this is translated from the coding sequence ATGGACTATAAAGAGAGCGGGGTAGATATAAAGGCGGGCTATGAAGTCGTGGACAGGGTCAAAAAGCTGGCCGCTTCCACAAAGATAAAGGGAGTTCTGGGAGGCATAGGCCATTTTGGCGCCTTCTTTGAAATATCGAAGAACGATTATAAAGAACCGGTCCTGGTGTCAGGGACCGACGGGGTCGGCACCAAACTGAAGATAGCTTTTATGGCCGACAAGCACGATACTATCGGGATAGACGCGGTGGCCATGTCGGTCAATGATGTGGTCTGCTGCGGAGCAAAACCCCTCTTCTTTCTTGATTATCTGGCGCTCAACAAAGTGGTCCCCGATGCGGTGGAACAAATACTTTCCGGGATCGCGGAGGGCTGCCGGCAGTCGGACTGCGCACTTATAGGCGGAGAAACTGCCGAAATGAGCGACCTGTACGGCAAGAACGAATATGACATTGCCGGCTTCTGCGTTGGGATAGTTGAAAAGTCGAAGATCGTTGACGGCTCCAGGGTTTCAAAGGGCGACAGACTTATAGCCCTTCCTTCATCCGGGCTCCACAGCAACGGGTTCAGCCTTGCCAGAAAGGTTGTTTTTGAAATGGCGGGCTATAATGTGGAATCCAGAGCGGAAGGCTTTGAAAAAAGCATTGGGGACGAGCTTTTAGTCCCGACAAGGATATATGTAAAAACTGCTCTTGAGATCTTTAAGAGCTTTGATGTGTCTGCAGTTGCGCACATAACAGGCGGAGGGCTCCCCGAAAATGTGGGAAGGCTGCTCAAGGACGGCCTTTGTGCCAGGATAGATGCTTCTTCATGGCCGGTCCCAAGGATCTTCAACCTTATAGAAGAAAAGGGAGAGATCAAAAGAGAAGAAATGTACAATGTCTTTAATATGGGAGTGGGCATGGTGTTTGCGGTAAGGGAAACAGATGAAAAGGCGGTTCTGGAGAAGCTTCATTCTCTGGGAGAAAAGCCTTTTGTGATAGGAAGCATCGAACAGGGCGAAAAGAAGGTCATCATCAAGTGA